A genomic region of Methanothermobacter thermautotrophicus str. Delta H contains the following coding sequences:
- the rpsB gene encoding 30S ribosomal protein S2, which yields MSELLIPLDKYLAAGLHIGTQQKTADMEKYIYRVRSDGLYVLDIRKTNDRVIAASKFLSKYEPDDILAVSTRQYGQEPVRKFGEVTGARTIPGRFIPGTLTNPNYAKFIEPEVLVATDPRSDSQAIIEAKQIGIPVVALCDTENLLGNVDIAIPVNNKGRKAIALVYWLLARQFLREKGILKEDEDLDIPPTEFELKI from the coding sequence TTGTCAGAACTACTAATACCACTGGACAAATACCTTGCAGCAGGACTGCACATTGGAACACAGCAGAAAACAGCTGATATGGAGAAGTACATTTACCGTGTGAGATCAGACGGACTCTACGTCCTCGATATAAGGAAGACAAATGACAGGGTAATCGCGGCTTCAAAGTTCCTCTCAAAGTATGAACCCGATGACATCCTCGCTGTTTCAACAAGACAGTATGGACAGGAACCTGTGAGGAAATTCGGTGAAGTTACAGGTGCAAGGACCATACCTGGAAGGTTCATACCCGGTACACTCACAAATCCTAACTATGCGAAGTTCATTGAACCGGAGGTCCTGGTGGCCACAGATCCAAGATCAGATTCACAGGCAATCATCGAGGCCAAACAGATAGGCATACCTGTGGTTGCCCTCTGTGACACTGAAAACCTCCTTGGAAATGTTGATATAGCAATACCCGTCAACAACAAGGGACGTAAGGCCATAGCCCTTGTCTACTGGTTACTGGCAAGGCAGTTCCTCCGGGAGAAGGGCATCCTCAAGGAGGATGAGGACCTGGACATACCTCCAACAGAGTTCGAACTGAAGATCTAG
- the amrB gene encoding AmmeMemoRadiSam system protein B, whose product MIRRPAVAGAFYERDPAALRRRIEWCFEHELGPGTLPAVGSMRRIKGVIAPHAGYMYSGPVAAHAYHELVSDGIPGTLVIICPNHTGMGSGVSLMQQGAWETPLGTVEIDSELAEAIVRESGIIDLDETAHLAEHSCEVHVPFIQYFTDNFRIVPVTMWMQGHETAADVGHAVASAIRETGRDAAVIASTDFTHYSPQDIAEATDRRIIDRITAMDDTGMYGVISELNATMCGYGPVAATIIASRILGATECDLLRYATSGDVTGDRSSVVGYAHLS is encoded by the coding sequence ATGATAAGGAGACCTGCAGTGGCGGGAGCTTTCTATGAACGGGACCCCGCGGCCCTCAGAAGGCGCATTGAATGGTGTTTCGAGCATGAGCTCGGACCCGGCACCCTTCCGGCAGTGGGGTCCATGAGGAGGATAAAGGGGGTGATCGCCCCCCACGCAGGTTACATGTATTCAGGACCCGTGGCAGCACACGCCTACCATGAGCTGGTATCCGATGGAATCCCCGGGACCCTGGTGATAATCTGCCCCAACCACACAGGGATGGGGTCAGGTGTATCGCTTATGCAGCAGGGTGCATGGGAGACACCCCTCGGTACAGTGGAGATAGACTCAGAGCTTGCAGAAGCCATTGTGAGAGAATCAGGGATCATAGACCTGGATGAGACAGCACACCTCGCCGAGCACAGCTGTGAGGTGCATGTACCCTTCATCCAGTACTTCACAGATAACTTCAGGATAGTTCCAGTTACCATGTGGATGCAGGGCCATGAGACAGCCGCCGATGTTGGACATGCGGTCGCATCAGCCATCAGGGAAACCGGAAGGGATGCGGCTGTCATCGCAAGCACAGACTTCACACACTACAGTCCACAGGACATTGCTGAAGCCACCGACAGAAGGATCATTGACAGGATAACAGCAATGGATGATACCGGCATGTACGGTGTTATCAGTGAACTCAACGCAACCATGTGCGGTTATGGGCCGGTAGCGGCTACCATCATAGCCTCAAGGATTCTTGGAGCCACAGAATGCGACCTACTGAGATATGCAACAAGTGGAGATGTTACCGGTGACCGCAGCTCGGTGGTGGGCTACGCTCACTTGTCCTGA
- the mvk gene encoding mevalonate kinase, translated as MKSSASAPAKAILFGEHAVVYSKPAIAAAIDRRVTVTVSESSSTHVTIPSLGIRHSSERPSGGILDYIGRCLELYHDASPLDIRVEMEIPAGSGLGSSAALTVALIGPLDRYHGRDHGPGETAARAHRVEVDVQGAASPLDTAISTYGGLVYLDSQRRVRQFEADLGDLVIAHLDYSGETARMVAGVAERFRRFPDIMGRIMDTVESITNTAYRELLRNNTEPLGELMNLNQGLLDSMGVSTRELSMMVYEARNAGAAGSKITGAGGGGSIIAHCPGCVDDVVTALNRNWKAMRAEFSVKGLI; from the coding sequence TTGAAGTCGTCGGCATCCGCACCTGCCAAGGCCATTCTTTTTGGTGAACACGCAGTGGTCTACAGCAAGCCGGCAATAGCAGCCGCCATAGACCGCAGGGTGACTGTAACCGTAAGTGAATCCAGCAGCACCCATGTAACCATCCCCTCCCTGGGTATACGCCACAGTTCAGAGAGACCATCCGGTGGCATCCTGGACTACATCGGGAGGTGCCTCGAGCTTTACCATGACGCATCACCCCTTGACATCAGGGTGGAGATGGAGATACCCGCCGGTTCAGGCCTAGGTTCATCGGCTGCACTCACCGTTGCACTGATAGGTCCCCTCGACAGGTACCATGGAAGGGATCATGGACCCGGGGAGACAGCAGCCAGGGCCCACAGGGTGGAGGTTGATGTACAGGGAGCCGCCAGCCCCCTTGACACAGCCATCAGCACCTATGGGGGCCTTGTATACCTTGACAGCCAGAGGAGGGTGAGGCAGTTTGAGGCCGACCTGGGGGACCTTGTAATAGCACACCTTGACTATTCAGGGGAAACAGCCAGGATGGTTGCCGGCGTAGCTGAAAGGTTCAGGAGATTCCCGGATATCATGGGGAGGATAATGGACACAGTTGAGTCCATAACCAATACAGCATACAGGGAACTTCTAAGGAACAACACAGAACCCCTGGGGGAGCTCATGAACCTCAACCAGGGGCTGCTGGACTCCATGGGCGTTTCCACACGTGAACTTTCAATGATGGTCTATGAGGCAAGGAACGCCGGGGCAGCAGGTTCAAAGATCACAGGAGCCGGCGGCGGCGGGAGCATAATAGCCCACTGCCCGGGATGTGTGGATGATGTTGTCACGGCCCTTAACAGGAACTGGAAAGCCATGAGGGCAGAGTTTTCGGTTAAGGGACTCATCTAA
- a CDS encoding isopentenyl phosphate kinase, which yields MIILKLGGSVITRKDSEEPAIDRDNLERIASEIGNASPSSLMIVHGAGSFGHPFAGEYRIGSEIENEEDLRRRRFGFALTQNWVKKLNSHVCDALLAEGIPAVSMQPSAFIRAHAGRISHADISLIRSYLEEGMVPVVYGDVVLDSDRRLKFSVISGDQLINHFSLRLMPERVILGTDVDGVYTRNPKKHPDARLLDVIGSLDDLESLDGTLNTDVTGGMVGKIRELLLLAEKGVESEIINAAVPGNIERALLGEEVRGTRITGKH from the coding sequence ATGATCATTCTCAAGCTTGGTGGAAGTGTAATTACCAGGAAGGACTCTGAGGAACCTGCAATAGACAGGGATAACCTTGAAAGGATAGCCTCAGAGATAGGGAACGCTTCGCCATCATCATTGATGATAGTGCACGGCGCAGGGTCCTTTGGCCACCCATTTGCAGGTGAGTACAGGATAGGCTCGGAGATAGAGAATGAGGAGGACCTCAGGCGCCGGAGGTTTGGATTTGCACTGACCCAGAACTGGGTTAAAAAGCTTAACAGCCATGTATGCGACGCACTCCTTGCTGAGGGAATTCCAGCAGTTTCAATGCAGCCATCAGCTTTCATAAGGGCCCATGCTGGCCGCATAAGCCACGCGGATATCTCACTGATCAGATCCTACCTTGAGGAGGGTATGGTACCGGTGGTCTACGGTGACGTTGTACTTGACTCAGACAGGAGGTTGAAATTTTCTGTCATATCAGGAGACCAGCTGATAAACCACTTCTCCCTGAGGCTGATGCCGGAGAGGGTCATACTCGGGACAGATGTGGACGGGGTATACACCAGGAACCCTAAGAAGCACCCCGATGCAAGGCTCCTTGATGTTATAGGATCACTCGATGACCTTGAATCCCTTGACGGGACACTTAACACTGATGTGACGGGTGGAATGGTCGGTAAGATAAGGGAACTCCTTCTGCTTGCAGAGAAGGGTGTGGAATCTGAAATAATTAATGCTGCAGTGCCCGGAAATATTGAGAGGGCCCTCCTGGGAGAGGAGGTACGGGGCACAAGAATCACAGGGAAACATTGA